The window TGCACAGCGCGGATCGGCCCGTCCGGGTGGTCCTGGGCGAGGATTGGGGCGACCCTCAGGTCCGCACCCTGGCCATGGTCGTCGCCCCCTTCGGCGGTCCAACCAGCGGTCGGGGCTTCGTGGGAATCGTGGGCCCCCGGCCCATGCCGTACGACACGGCCATCCCCGCGGTCCGGAACGCCTCCGTCCTGGCGAGCCTGGCCGCCGAAGCCCTCGAGTAGAGGGGCGCCTTCGAGAAAGCAACGGAGCGCCGATGGTGGACGAGGACAAGGGAGCCGGCGGAGGAACCGCCCCCCCGATCGAGCACGAGATCACCGTGGAGTTCGTGGGCCACGAGGACGAAGGGGCCGCCTCCGTTCCGCCCATGGACGAGGTGCCCGTTCCCGCTCCCCCGGAGGGGGACTTCGACGCCCAGGCCCGGATCCTCCAGCTCGAGGACGCCTGCCTGCGCGCGCGGGCGGATTTCGAGAACTTCCGCCGCCGGGTGGAGCGCGAGCGAGAGAGCCAGCGCCGGGAAGCCTCGGCCGAGTCGGCCTCCCGTGTCCTCCCCGTCCTCGACAACCTGGACCGGGCCCTCGAAGCCATGACGGGCGACGAGCACCCCGAGTGGTTCCAGGGCTTCGCCCTCGTGCGCCAGCAGCTCTGGGAGGCCCTCCAGGCCTCCGGGGTGGAGGAGATCGACGCCCTTGGACGGCCCTTCGATCCCGCGTATCATGAGGCCATGTTGCTGGTGCGAAGGGAGGACGCCCCGCCGGGGTCCGTCACGGCGGTCTTCGA is drawn from Acidobacteriota bacterium and contains these coding sequences:
- a CDS encoding nucleotide exchange factor GrpE yields the protein MVDEDKGAGGGTAPPIEHEITVEFVGHEDEGAASVPPMDEVPVPAPPEGDFDAQARILQLEDACLRARADFENFRRRVERERESQRREASAESASRVLPVLDNLDRALEAMTGDEHPEWFQGFALVRQQLWEALQASGVEEIDALGRPFDPAYHEAMLLVRREDAPPGSVTAVFEKGYLLGGKVLKPARVAVNETGAEGPGERGEGDG